A window of the Yersinia rochesterensis genome harbors these coding sequences:
- a CDS encoding sensor histidine kinase encodes MAVKITVWLLLTLISTLWLGWYGLNTQQTEREAEFRTIHRELSQQLAQQQAILFLALEPAQLVQLQRHFPQLVAINQTPADPSQPGQLTLHIQEGDYRLDNSYNGSSLQVNAQKLLQIVGLPPHFDSLVLRYQQHQLAILGHSAPESFWQWQKPVGEGAQSFTLIGHSTPVWRDLPWFTALLLALITAAALYSWHRWQQLAQHRLHADQRAKFADQARLNAMGEIATGIAHELNQPLTATLTYNQTALRLLPPQDEKVAPLLVASVEQIKRIAALLDRLRTLLSRGQINLQPVVVADIWRRVNVLLSQEITAANVKIINIIPANLPTLQSDPLWLEQVFHNLLSNAIQAIQQMPAPTITFTIKFTPKQYIIQIEDNGPGLNHQQLDNLFSPFYTTRESGLGLGLTLCETLVQRMGGDIKARNNEHGGACFILIFPLMTGSTHDKTHLSD; translated from the coding sequence ATGGCCGTTAAAATCACTGTCTGGCTTCTCCTGACCCTGATATCCACTCTCTGGCTAGGCTGGTATGGGCTGAATACGCAACAAACCGAGCGAGAAGCCGAGTTTCGCACCATTCATCGCGAACTAAGCCAACAATTGGCCCAGCAGCAGGCAATTTTATTTTTGGCTCTGGAGCCGGCTCAATTGGTGCAATTACAACGCCATTTCCCACAGTTAGTCGCAATCAATCAAACACCGGCAGACCCATCTCAACCCGGTCAACTTACCTTGCATATTCAGGAAGGAGATTACCGGCTGGATAACTCATACAACGGCAGTAGTTTGCAGGTTAATGCCCAGAAATTACTGCAAATAGTGGGCTTACCACCTCATTTTGACAGTTTAGTATTGCGCTATCAGCAGCATCAACTCGCGATTTTGGGCCATTCGGCACCTGAAAGCTTCTGGCAGTGGCAAAAACCGGTGGGCGAAGGGGCGCAATCTTTCACTTTAATAGGCCATTCCACCCCAGTTTGGCGTGATTTACCCTGGTTCACTGCCCTACTGCTTGCGCTGATAACAGCCGCCGCCTTATACAGTTGGCACCGCTGGCAGCAATTGGCTCAGCACCGTTTACATGCTGACCAGCGCGCCAAATTTGCTGACCAAGCCAGGCTCAATGCCATGGGGGAAATCGCCACCGGCATCGCCCATGAATTAAACCAGCCGCTTACCGCGACATTGACCTATAACCAAACCGCCCTACGGCTGTTACCGCCGCAAGATGAGAAAGTCGCTCCATTGCTGGTGGCCTCTGTCGAGCAAATCAAGCGCATTGCTGCTTTGCTCGATCGGCTGAGAACCTTACTCAGCCGTGGGCAGATAAATTTACAGCCGGTCGTGGTGGCTGATATCTGGCGGCGAGTTAATGTGTTATTGAGCCAAGAAATAACTGCGGCGAATGTGAAAATCATCAATATTATTCCCGCCAATCTGCCCACACTCCAAAGTGACCCTTTATGGCTGGAACAGGTTTTTCATAATTTGCTCAGTAATGCCATTCAGGCTATCCAACAAATGCCGGCCCCAACAATCACTTTCACCATAAAATTTACGCCAAAACAATACATTATTCAGATTGAGGATAATGGCCCAGGGCTAAATCATCAGCAATTAGACAACTTATTTAGCCCCTTCTATACCACCCGAGAGAGCGGGCTGGGATTAGGGCTAACCCTGTGTGAAACATTGGTACAGCGTATGGGTGGCGACATAAAAGCGAGAAACAATGAACATGGCGGCGCTTGCTTTATCTTGATTTTTCCTCTGATGACCGGGAGTACACATGACAAAACACATTTATCTGATTGA
- a CDS encoding response regulator transcription factor has protein sequence MTKHIYLIDDDEGVRAALSALLSTMGWEVKAFSNGQIFLDNLTVTQPSCVLLDIRMPGKSGMTILETIQERDSSLPVIIMTGHGNVELCRRAFKGGALEFLTKPIDADVLIETISMALDQHEQALIAYKQQASYQQLFNQLSAREREVATLIIQGETSKQVAHILSISPRTVEAHRANIITKLEVNSLASLIHHYSYILPIIYPK, from the coding sequence ATGACAAAACACATTTATCTGATTGATGATGATGAGGGTGTTCGTGCTGCGTTGTCCGCGTTACTCTCGACCATGGGTTGGGAGGTTAAGGCGTTCAGTAACGGCCAGATATTCCTCGATAATCTGACGGTTACCCAGCCGAGTTGCGTGCTGTTGGATATTCGCATGCCGGGTAAAAGTGGCATGACAATCTTAGAAACCATTCAAGAGCGTGATAGCTCCCTCCCGGTCATCATTATGACGGGGCATGGCAATGTTGAATTGTGTCGCCGGGCCTTTAAAGGCGGGGCGCTGGAATTTTTGACCAAACCAATTGATGCCGATGTATTGATCGAAACCATCAGCATGGCGCTGGATCAACATGAACAGGCACTGATAGCTTATAAGCAGCAGGCAAGCTATCAACAGTTATTCAACCAACTCTCTGCTCGAGAGCGGGAAGTCGCCACCCTGATTATTCAAGGGGAAACCAGTAAACAGGTCGCCCATATCTTGTCGATATCTCCGCGAACCGTCGAGGCCCACCGCGCCAATATCATTACCAAATTAGAGGTCAACTCGCTGGCATCACTTATTCATCACTACTCATATATCCTACCAATAATATACCCAAAGTAA
- a CDS encoding methyl-accepting chemotaxis protein — MLKTTQARFTLLVSAFFIFLLIITVVVIQLFITPQLKQSESTIVGNSVNQIATAITAQMNKVEAQARSITQAVAIMDSNTIDSLLPGLVDQYGDSNVFGGGIWPLPNKREQGVIKFSTFFARNGENKLTVNTHWNSPESQNYFEQPWYKDGLNAPKGFCAWAKAYQDDASPQPRTNCAMAIYKGDEIYGVSTIDVTLGFFNRLVKEMEQKVNGTILIVEADGKIVGSSALTDGKAELKNLSDFASSSPMAAETLRLLPQMKDQKLLENEFDVDGTSHTLFIRPIANSPWYLVTDLPTSLLVKQSHSILLHLGLVQIPIMLLLLLFLVFSIRVFMKRLAVLKQNITALSAGGADLTQRLPQSSSPEFNAINQSFNDFIDYLQQMMRKVGESSLAIASASRQIASGNLDLSARTEDQASSIEETAASMDELTSTVKQNADNASHANKLAMDASTVAVKGGTVVKKVVDTMGSINHSSKKIVDIISVIDSIAFQTNILALNAAVEAARAGEQGRGFAVVASEVRNLAQRSATSAREIKKLIEDSVSDITIGTRLVADAGTTMDDLMSGVSNVASLMNEIMSSSQEQSLGIEQVNLAINQLDNSTQQNAALVEQVAAAAQAMQDQTVQLESVISGFKV; from the coding sequence ATGCTAAAAACCACTCAAGCCCGATTTACCTTACTCGTTAGTGCGTTTTTCATTTTTTTACTGATAATCACTGTGGTGGTTATTCAGCTTTTTATAACACCACAACTCAAACAATCTGAAAGCACCATTGTTGGCAACAGTGTTAACCAAATCGCCACGGCAATAACGGCGCAAATGAATAAAGTGGAAGCACAAGCCCGCAGTATTACGCAGGCCGTTGCCATCATGGACAGTAATACCATTGACTCATTATTGCCGGGGTTAGTGGATCAATACGGTGACAGCAATGTCTTTGGTGGTGGGATTTGGCCATTACCCAATAAACGCGAGCAAGGGGTGATTAAATTCAGCACTTTCTTTGCCCGTAATGGGGAAAATAAATTAACGGTGAATACCCACTGGAATTCGCCAGAGTCACAAAATTATTTTGAACAACCCTGGTACAAAGATGGCTTAAATGCCCCGAAAGGCTTCTGCGCTTGGGCTAAAGCCTATCAGGACGATGCCAGCCCGCAACCAAGAACCAACTGCGCAATGGCGATTTATAAAGGTGACGAGATCTATGGTGTTTCTACCATTGACGTCACTTTAGGTTTCTTTAACCGCCTGGTTAAAGAGATGGAACAGAAGGTCAATGGCACCATTCTGATTGTCGAAGCTGATGGCAAGATTGTGGGGAGCAGCGCCCTGACGGATGGTAAAGCAGAATTAAAAAATCTGTCAGATTTTGCCAGCAGTTCGCCGATGGCGGCAGAAACTCTGCGATTATTGCCGCAAATGAAAGACCAGAAATTACTGGAAAATGAATTTGACGTCGATGGCACCTCTCACACTCTGTTTATCCGCCCCATCGCCAATAGCCCGTGGTACTTGGTCACTGACCTGCCCACCAGTTTATTGGTCAAGCAGAGCCACAGCATTTTACTGCATCTGGGGTTAGTACAGATTCCTATCATGTTGTTATTGCTGTTGTTCCTGGTGTTTTCTATCCGCGTCTTTATGAAACGGCTGGCGGTGTTGAAGCAGAATATCACGGCATTATCCGCGGGTGGCGCTGATTTAACCCAGCGTTTACCACAAAGCAGTAGCCCGGAATTCAATGCTATTAACCAGAGTTTCAACGATTTTATCGACTATTTGCAGCAAATGATGCGCAAAGTCGGCGAAAGCAGTTTGGCTATCGCGTCGGCATCGCGCCAAATTGCCAGCGGCAATCTGGATTTATCCGCTCGTACTGAAGATCAAGCCAGCTCCATTGAAGAGACTGCGGCTTCAATGGATGAACTGACCAGTACCGTGAAACAAAATGCGGATAACGCTAGCCATGCCAACAAATTGGCAATGGATGCTTCCACAGTGGCGGTGAAAGGCGGCACCGTGGTGAAGAAAGTGGTGGATACCATGGGGTCAATCAACCATTCGTCGAAGAAAATCGTCGATATTATCAGTGTGATTGACAGCATTGCTTTCCAAACTAATATTTTGGCATTGAATGCGGCGGTAGAAGCCGCGAGAGCCGGTGAGCAGGGGCGTGGCTTTGCTGTAGTGGCCTCTGAAGTGCGTAATCTGGCGCAGCGTTCGGCCACTTCTGCACGCGAAATTAAAAAGCTGATTGAAGACTCGGTGTCTGATATTACGATTGGTACTCGCCTGGTGGCGGATGCGGGCACGACAATGGATGACCTGATGAGCGGGGTTTCCAATGTGGCGTCATTAATGAATGAAATAATGTCATCCAGCCAAGAGCAAAGCTTGGGTATTGAGCAGGTTAATCTCGCGATTAATCAGCTAGATAACTCAACGCAGCAAAATGCGGCGCTGGTGGAACAAGTGGCGGCAGCGGCTCAAGCTATGCAGGATCAAACCGTGCAGTTGGAAAGTGTGATTAGCGGCTTTAAGGTTTAA
- a CDS encoding GlcG/HbpS family heme-binding protein, whose amino-acid sequence MIKPIALTSALFIGLITQASAAGLNTERNISLALATDVANRTLAVCQADGYNVAVTVVDRAGIIKTVLRADNAGPHTVKASEQKAFTALSTKTPSGTVMENSQKTPAANNLKDIPGFLLLGGGVPVKAGDEVVGAIGVAGAPGGHLDAQCATKALEQISAQLKS is encoded by the coding sequence ATGATCAAGCCTATTGCCCTGACTTCTGCCTTATTCATCGGCCTGATAACTCAAGCCTCTGCTGCGGGTCTGAATACTGAACGTAATATTTCTTTGGCACTGGCCACTGATGTAGCCAACCGTACCCTCGCCGTTTGCCAAGCTGATGGCTATAACGTCGCGGTCACCGTCGTGGATCGCGCTGGCATCATCAAGACTGTGTTGCGTGCTGATAATGCTGGCCCACATACTGTAAAAGCCAGTGAACAAAAAGCCTTTACCGCGCTGTCGACCAAAACCCCAAGTGGGACAGTTATGGAAAACAGTCAGAAAACACCCGCGGCCAATAACCTGAAAGATATTCCCGGTTTCTTACTCTTAGGTGGCGGTGTACCGGTGAAAGCTGGGGATGAAGTGGTTGGTGCGATTGGTGTTGCTGGTGCGCCCGGCGGGCATCTGGATGCGCAATGTGCCACAAAAGCACTGGAGCAAATTAGCGCTCAATTGAAGTCATAA
- a CDS encoding NADPH-dependent FMN reductase translates to MSQQPLKIVTLLGSLRSGSYNAMVARALPILAPAGVSIEALPAIRDIPLYDADVQQEEGFPTTIEAIAEQIRQADGVIIVTPEYNYSVPGGLKNAIDWLSRLPNQPLANKPVAIQTSSMGPIGGARCQYHLRQILVFLDAMVMNKPEFMGGVIQSKVDEQTKELTDQGTLDFLAKQLAAFATYIERVRVK, encoded by the coding sequence ATGTCACAGCAACCCCTTAAAATTGTTACCCTATTGGGAAGTCTGCGTAGCGGTTCATACAATGCCATGGTGGCGCGTGCGCTACCTATATTAGCGCCAGCCGGTGTGAGCATCGAAGCATTGCCTGCTATTCGCGACATTCCACTTTATGATGCCGATGTACAACAGGAAGAGGGGTTCCCGACCACGATTGAGGCCATTGCTGAGCAGATTCGTCAGGCCGATGGGGTGATTATCGTGACACCGGAATATAACTACTCAGTCCCAGGTGGGTTGAAAAATGCCATCGACTGGCTATCCCGTTTACCTAACCAACCGCTGGCTAACAAACCAGTGGCGATTCAGACCAGCTCCATGGGGCCAATTGGTGGCGCGCGCTGCCAGTATCATTTGCGCCAAATTTTGGTCTTCCTTGATGCGATGGTAATGAATAAGCCTGAATTTATGGGCGGTGTGATTCAAAGCAAAGTCGATGAACAAACCAAAGAGCTGACGGATCAGGGAACACTGGATTTTCTGGCCAAACAGCTTGCTGCATTTGCCACTTACATTGAGCGTGTTCGGGTGAAATAA